A window of Prevotella fusca JCM 17724 genomic DNA:
ATATTGCATTGGCAAGGGGTAAGAAGGAATATGACAAACGGCAGACGCTGAAGGAAAAGGAAGACCGGCGGGAAATGGATCGGGCAAGAAAACATTATTAAAAGATGAAAGATGAGGTTAAGGGATAACATAAAAGAGAGGATTCTGATTCTGGATGGTGCAATGGGTACCATGATTCAAGGATATGACTTGACGGAGAAGGATTTCCGTGGCAACCTTGAACTTTTGCAGATGCTCAATTATCAAGGTAACAATGACATGTTGAACCTTACACGTCCTGATATAATAAAAGACATCCACCGTCGCTATTTAGTCGTTCCTTAAATACATTATATTATACTGATTTACAGTTAATTATCTCTCTATTTATTTGTATATTTCTGCAAGTTTTTGTACCTTTACAGTATAAAACTTGCAGAAATATATGTTAAAAAGGACCTCTAATCAATTATCATTATTCTCTTCCTTAGAGGATATGCTCAATCACAATCACCCCCTTTATACGCTTGGTAATAAAATCAACTGGCGTAGATTTGAAAACTCCTTCTCTCGTTTGTATTGTAGTACAAATGGTCGCCCTGCGCATCCTATTCGTTTGATGTGCGGACTTTTAATCTTGAAACACTTGCGTAATATCTCTGACGAAAGTGTTGTTTTACAGTGGAGTGAAAATGCTTATTATCAGTATTTCTGTGGTCAACTGGAGTTTCTTCCTAAAGAACCTTGCGAAGCTTCTGATTTGGTTCACTTCCGCAATCGTATAGGCGAAGAAGGAATTGAAGTCATTCTTGCTGAGAGCATCCGTGTCAATACTGAGAATGATAATGAGGATCATTTTAACACAGCTTTTATAGATTCTACGGTACAGGAGAAGAATATCACTTACCCAACGGATGCGAAGTTGCATAAAAAGATAATCAATCGAGTGCTCAAAATCGTTCGTGAGAAGAAACTTCCTTTACGTCAGAGCTACCAAAGGACACTGAAAGCAATCTCTCGCAACCAACGTTTTCGCAATCACCCCAGGAGTCACAGGAAGGCTGTCAAGGCTGACCGGAGTCTGCGCACCATAGCCGGTCGTTTGGTCAGAGAACCTGACCGTAATCTTCCTGACAGGAAAGGCTATGAAAAGATGTTTGAGCTCTTCTATAAGGTCCTTTCTCAAAAACGTAACAGTCGTAATAAGATATATTCTCTTCACGAGCCTGAAGTACAATGCATCAGTAAGGGTAAGGAACATAAGAAGTATGAGTTTGGCAACAAAGCTTCCTTTATCCGTTCGCTATCAGGAATTATTCTTGCTGCCGTTTCTTTTAGGAATGAATATGATGGGCATACCATAGAAGCATCCTTACAACAAACCGAAAGAATGACAGGCAAGCGCATTGATAACTTGGCAGGAGACAGAGGATATAGAGGAACAGATCTGGTTGGAACAACAAAAATACTCATACCACAAGCCCCTAAAGACAAAGATAGTTACTATCAAAAGAAAAAGAAACACAAACTGTTTTGCAAGCGGGCAGGAATAGAGCCTACCATAGGACATCTTAAAAGTGATTACAGATTATCTCGCAACTTTTATAAAGGTGTGAAAGGGGATGCTATGAATATAATGCTGGCAGCTGCAGCATATAACTTCAGAAGAGCTATGAGAGCTCTTTTGTGCTTTACAAAAACTATCATCGAAAAGTCAGTTTTGGTTGACTTTTCGACAAAATGGGCTTTTTAAGGAACGACTACATAAGGGCGATAAGGTTCCATAATGTCATCAGCAAGGCAATAGGCGTTATACCTGTTATGATGATGGATACCTAAAGTAGGTAGTAATCCACTTCCTACCAATGCTCGGGCTATTATGGCTCGAAGTATAGCATAGCCATAGTTTAAGAGATTATTGGGAGGAATTCCTTCCCGGTCTCTTACAAAGTTTGGATATTCTGTAAAGAGATTCTTCCAATAGTAGGCGGCTGCTCTTGCTTCAAGATTGTCAGGGTCTCCACTGCGTACGTCATTAGACCATACACGCATACAGTTGGTTTCTTTATCAGTGTTTATGCGCAATGTATGTTCTTGATTGAGAATCTTTTGTTTTATAGTCTGTTGCCAGAGTTGTTTTCGTAAAGGTAGAGAAGCCTCTAACTGTGAGCGGAAGCGTTCGTTTTGTATGGTGTTCCCACTTAGAGGAAGAAGTAGCCCTATGGGCATGCTTTTTGGGTTACAAGTGATAACGGCACAGTTGTTCTCAAGCAAAGCCTCCATTACTCCAGAGGTTATGGTAATACGCCTGTTGTCGAGAATTACCACCCCGATATCTTCTATCGGGATGGTACGTTCTGCTTCTTTTTTCATAGCTTCAGGCAATGTTTTATTACTTTCAACTTCAGGTAAGTGCAAAACTAATTGTGCATTTCGCAAACTTAAATAGATTGGATTGCTGAAGCATAGGGTTTTCTTTATCATAAGCAAAAGGATTTTACTTTATAATCTTAAGAATGTTGCCTAACCGGTCTACTTCAAGTTTCCAACAGACAGCTTTTATCATTTCGCCAGTTAAGGCACGCCCCATTTTATTTTTAGCCTCGTACTCAAATTTATCATATATGGGTTTTGCAGTAGTGTAAGGTATGAAATGACATTCGTTACTAGTCGAACTAACCATCTTATAAATTCGTTCTTTGCTGAGTTTGCATTCATTTGATAGCTTTTCTTCTTCTGTTGGAACATAAACCAAATCATTAGGTGAAAGATAAAATTTCAATGAAATCCCCTTTTCGTTCTTCTCTGGCACAGGTGATAGACCTTGCTTCAATCGTTCTGCAACCTCATTTAATGGAATGGTGTTGTAAGATCGATTACCGTCTTTGTCTTCATAGATTGCAAAGTAAAGATTCGTTCCTTTTTGAGCCTCAACGAACTTCTTTGTTTTATTACCAGTTTCTCCCACTTGGTATTTAGCCCCCTTAGGTTCTGAAACTCTTACTTTCAGAATAGGTTGATGTTGCTTACCATTGTTATAATCAATGATATGCTTATTCATTTCTGCTATTCCTTCTGGAGTAAAAGCAACATTGGGATCATTGCCTTTTGACTTCAGGTATTTGCAGAGAATCTGTTGTATTCCTGTATCGGTAATTGTATCAATGCGTTTAGCATCAAATGAAATGTCGATAGCCTTGCGAGTAGCAACCATCGGTTCTTTCTCGTCACTGAAAACCCAAATGCCAACCTTATTGACAGATTTCATATTTAGCCGATAATTGATACTTTTGAAGTGTGCTAGCATTTGTTTCGTATTGAACTTTTTCGCTATTAAATCATTGACATAGTCACGTAGTGCCTTGTCGCAGATAGCAGGAATATTCTCAAGTGCATCTTTCAGTTTAACAGTAACTTTGCGTCGGAGGTTGACTTGCCCAAACACAGTCTCTTTGTGCATAGGTTTTCTAATAGCCCACATATCTTGCCCTTTCTGTTCTGCCATTCCTTTCTTGCCACTCTCATCATATTTCTCATAATAGTTTGTTGCTTTGTTGATAACACGGACATAATTCTTAAAACTAACTACTACATCCTCAAGAGCAGTGCGAGCATCCTGAGTGAAGGTTTCCCAAGGTTTACGTATAATACGATTCTTGTCGCAAAGTTTCTTTCGTAAGTCCTCCCTCTGCTCTTGACTTTTAGCAGACTCGTTGTTGAGGTAATTGATAATATTACGTGATGCACAGGCTATAACGAGTGCGTCCATAGCATGATGGCGATGGTCTATACGTTTCTTGCTGAAGCCTCTCTGGAGTTCTAAGGGTAGCGATGTCTGGAAAACCTGTTTTCCTTCTTTGTTCTCCCAGCGTCCAAAGGCTTCTGTCTGGGTGAGTTTATTGAGGCGTTCAAAACGAGGGTAAACAATGCTGTTCCATACATCATTCAGTCCCCAATCCTGTTTCAGACGGTCTGTTATGCCACCAGAACATGAAACTACAAACTTAGAGTTAGTTTCTTGCTCATCTTCTTCACGTACGATATTAGAAAGGATTGCCATCACTTTCTTGCTGATATATCGACTATCATTCATCTGACGATTGAGGAATTCCTGCGGTATATCTTCCAACAAGAGTTTCTCTTTTTTACGCCTGTTATTGGCATAATGCTCTGTTACGAAGTTATAATATTCCTTTGCGTCAAGTATCTTTACGTCACCTATAGTCGTACAATGCACAATCTCGCCACTATGCTTCTTGATGAATTCATAGCCTAACATATTACTCTTGAGTTGATTTACCTCGGTCTCACAGATTACTTTATTCGTGAATGAATCATCAAAGTAACGGCTCTGTGGGATAATATGTTCTATTTGATAAGCTGATGTGAATAGTTTTGACAGGGAAATAGGCTTGCCAGTATATGGTGAACAATACTTCTGCTCCAGCCAAAGTCTATATTTAAGTAATTCTTTGGCAGAAGGTTGTGCCATTTGTGAAATCTTAGATATCTCTGGATATTGGGCATCTTCTTTCGTTAATTCCTGCAAGGCTCCCTCCTCATATATTCTTAGGATTTCCTGTTGCATTGGTGAATAGGGGCGTACATTCTCGATTTCTTTTGCATTCTTCAGTTCCATCAAGAGGCTCTTGATACGCAGGTTGGTATTCTCATTTTGCAAAATACTTTTAGACATGCGTGCACGCTGGTCAGCTGTACTCTTCATACTCCTGCCTAACTCTACATGAATCTCATCAATATGTCCTGCTTCTTTCCATATATCATGAACTGTTCTGAGGGTCTCAAGGATACACTGCTCGACGATAGGATTACGAAGTGAATGTTGCTTGAAACCATTGATATACGCCATCAGGTTTTCTGGCTTTGTCCATCGTTGTATATCTGTAGCTTCGGAGTGTCTGCCATATACAACATAACATGCTAACCATTCAGGAAGCCCCTGGAAGTCGGATAATTGACAGAAAGTGCGACCCATCCGTTCTTTTATCTTCTCATCAATTTCCCCTTTTATGATGCTTTGAATCCTATTTCTTGTTTGTTCACAAATATCAGTCTCATTCCATAGACCTCCCATACGCATTATAGCCAGCAGCTTCTTTACGGCTTTCTCGGAATAAGCACCATAGTCTTTCTTAAATGGCTTTACTTTTAAGAAAGCGTTTACAAAGTCATCATTATCTTTAAGTTTTCTCAAAGCTCCTTCTGCTTCTTCCTTGGACTCTACGGAATAGAGAAGATGCCAAAGCCGGTAGAATCGTTCTTTATCATCTAACCAACTATGGTCTATGCCAGCCTTGTCTAATGCAGCAAGCAGTTCGTGACGTGTTTCGTTACAAGGATACTTCTTTTCTTTGTCTTCAATATAGTTCCAACGAATAGGAAATTCCTTTTCCATACCCATTTTGACTTTCTTCTGTTTGAAGAAGTCTTTTAATAGGGTCTCTTGATTAATGTCTTTTCTGTCGTTGAGATATGTAAACAGCTTGGTGTAGTCTTCCATAGAAGACAAATACTCAGAGGTGACTTCTTTATCATCTGTCCTGTCAAAAAGACGAAGGTTGATGATAAATTGCCATAAACGGAACTCCTGATAATAAGGATTTGATTTTGCGATACATTTGATACCTTGCCGCTTGATTTCTCCCGTCTCCTTTATAGTATATTCATAATACTCGTATGGGCAGTCTGCTATCAGAGACTTCTTGCTCTTTAGAGGTCTTTGGTAGAAAATTAAGTCTGTAATCAAAAGATAGGTCATATCCTTTTTCATCAAACTGTCTTGATGAGGCTTGTTGCTTTGATATAGTTCTTTGATACAGGCAATTAGCGTATTTTGATCCTTTAGCTCCTTATGATGTTTTGTTTGTTCGAGCAGGATAGCTTCCAGTTCTTTCTTGTAGTACTTTCTTTCAATAGTACGGATAAAGTTACCTCTGATTTTGTCAGTAGGTTCCGAGAGTATATGGTCGTAGATAAAAGCTCCAACAGTCTTGCCAGAATCCTCTAAGAGACTTTCTGTTCGTTTCTTACGCAGTCCCCAATCATCTTCACTTGGTGCTCGGAACGAACGTTTGACTTCTCCGTTTTTATCCTTTTTGATGGTAACTCCATCTTTTTCATATTCTGTAGTTACAATAAACTGTCTGGTTTTCCCAACCCAGTCATGCAGTTCTACCTTGCTCTGTCGACGATATATCCAGCCGTTCTCTAATGTAACATTATACCACGTGTTACCACCTTTTCCTTCCTCGGCAGCCTCCACGCTGACAACCTTCAGTTCATGATATTCCTCACGTTTAGCTGGATTCTCTTCGTCTTCCTCTCCACGCAACTGGTAGTAGCCGCGTTTTTGGTTGAAATTGAGCAGTATCCAAGCTAATTCTTCTTTTCTGATAGCTTGTGTAAGTGCCTTCTTACGCAGATAATAAAGTGTCCAGTCCAAAGGAATCTTTTTTCCGCCAGCAACCAGTCCTGGTTGAGATTCAGCAAAGTCAGCCATCATCTCATGGAAAGAATCCATAAAGAGGAAACGCATAGAGCCATCCTCCTGTTTCTCCCAAGCCAACTTAGGCTCTCCATGATTAAGAAACTTGCCATACGTTGTGGCTTCTTCTCGATTCCATCCAATGGCATTTTCATAGTGTGGAGGAAGAAACTTCATTACATGTAACACTCTGTGTAAGCGTTCGCGTCTTTGCAGTGCACGTTCTCTGATTCTTCTTACACCTCGGAATCCTGTCCGTGCAGCCGTCGGAGAATCTGTCACTCCCTTGTCAAAATTGCCAAGCGTGTCCTGACTCATTGGGATGATACGACTACCAAGTTTAATGTCACGCAGGTAGTTTCCGTCGTTGTCAACGCAGACTTTAGCCCAACCAATACTATTGGTTCCCAAGTCTAATCCAAGAATTGTTTTCATTTTTTTCTTGTTTTGTTTGGTTCTTAGTTATTTTCTTTCTATATTTGCAGAAGATTTTTTCAAGCAAGTCACAATAAGGATTATTCCGTTGTGAAAACAAACAGAGCGGGGCAACTCGCTCTTTTTTTGTTTTATAGTGCCAAAGATACTATTAATCTTTTTAATCACCAAAGTATATTGTCAATATTTCCTAAAGACTAAGAAAGAAATATAACAATCACCTGTCAAGCGTCTGTTAGCAATGTTCCTTCTCGATATAAGTAAGCCGTTGTTACTCCTTACAACTTGCATTTCTGTGTTTCCATACGACTACATTCTCCCTATCACAATGATGTGCGAAATATCCTTGCAGAAACAAGTGCGTTGTTAGTATGGAAATATGCATAAAACACATTTATTTAGAAGGCGTACAATACACAGTTAATCAAATGATTACAACGTAGCACAAGAATAAGGTGGCTATTTGGGCTCTAATTAAGGTTTATCCGTTAAATGCGTGTACACTTTTCGTATAGCTTTAACGGAAGAACCGAAGTTGTTCATTAAACAAAAAAATAGTCAAGACGGTCTTGGCTGTCTACTTTATTATCATCCTCCGACACAGAAAACCTTTTCATGTTAACGCTTCGAGAACTTGCAGATAAGATATTGAAAAATCATGACATAATTTCGGATAAAACATCTACAGATAAAGGTAAAAACACGTGTAAAAAGCAAGTTTGCAACCAGCAGTAAATCAGTTGGTTATAAAGTCGTGCAAGAAAAGGTGCTTAATTAGACTTCAAAAGGGCGTTACTAAGGTCTCAAAAGGGCATCTATTGCAAGTCAATTGGGCGTCTTTTCAAAGCCAAATGAGCATGTGTTGGTTTTGAGCCGCACGAAAATAGTTTACAAACATCGGTTAGTATGGGGATAGGTTATAGATGACGGAAAACTTGTTAGTAGATAGACAAAATTTTTTATTTGTCTTTTCTACATAACATCTTGTAACTTGTTCCCCTTTGTAAGACCATCTATTTTGGGATAGTCATACCATGCAAGTGTATAAGCCTTTATAGATGCAATCTATGCATTTAACGGAAGAATCCTAATTAAGCACTAATTGTCATCCAATAGATGCTTACTTGAAGGTTAATTAGTGCTTAGTTTGGATGCAAGCAATCATCAATGGCGTTCAAGCCCAATGAATTTATTTTGCATAAGCCACACACTGTACTTTCCTTTTTCAGACAGCACACGATGAAGATTGATGCTGTCATGAATATTACATTCAAGACGAAAGTCATTTCAGAAGCAGTGGTATCAAGGTGAAATAACCCATATTGTCAGTATTAGCTGTCTGTTGATTCCTAAGCAATGGTACAAAAAAGTAGGAAGAAAACCTGATAGTCTTCTTCCTACTCTTATTCTATAATCCTCTACTTGGATTTCTTATTTGCTTTTCAATTCAGCAAGACTTGCTTTCAAAGTAGCAATCTTCTCCTCAGAGTCGCTCTGCTTCTTACGCTCACGCTTGATAACAGCTGCAGGGGCATTTGCCACGAAGTTCTCGTTTGAAAGTTTCTTCTTTATACCTGCGAGGAAGCCTTCAAGGTGCTTGAGTTCCTTCTCTTGCTTCTCAATCTCAGCCGTAACATCAATCAAGTCGCCCACTGGAACAGCGAAACTGTCGGTGCCAACCATGAAACCAGATGCGTCACCGCTCTTCTCTGTTACCACTTCAATAGCCTTCAAGTTAGCCATCTTGATGATTACACTGTTATAAGCCTCATAGTTGTTCTGACCGATTACGTTCAAGTCGAGTTCAACCTTTGGAGCAATGTTCTTCTGGTTACGTACGGTTCTTACGCCGCTGACAATCGCCTTAACCTGCTCAATTGCTTCGATAAGAGTCAACTCATCCTTGCTTGGAGCATCGAGCTTGAGTTCATCACGCATAATACTCTCGCTGTCTTTACGGGTGTAGATGTGCTGCCACAACTCCTCTGTAATGAAAGGCATGAATGGGTGGAGCATCTTTAACAGTGCATTGAAGAACTTCAGCGTTGCTTCGTAAGTCTGCTTATCGATTGGCTTACCATATTCTGGCTTAATCATCTCCAAGTACCAACTTGAGAACTCGTCCCAGAAGAGGCGGTAAACTGTCATCAAAGCCTCTGATATACGATAGCTCTTGAACTGCTCGTTCATCTCTGCATTCACTTCCTTCAACTTAGCATCGAACCATTCAACAGCAATCTTACTTGCCAATGGCTGCTCTGCATCAGTTGTATCCCAACCCTGAACGAGGCGGAAAGCATTCCAAATCTTATTGTTGAAGTTACGTCCCTGCTCACAAAGTGTCTCATCGAAGAGGATATCATTACCTGCAGGTGCAGAGAGCATCATACCCATACGGACACCGTCAGCACCATACTTCTCGATAAGCATGATCGGGTCTGGTGAGTTACCAAGACTCTTACTCATCTTACGACCGAGCTTATCACGTACAATACCTGTGAAATAGACATGCTTGAATGGGAACTTGCCACGATACTCATAGCCTGCCATAATCATACGTGCTACCCAGAAGAAGATAATATCTGGACCTGTAACGAGGTCGCTGGTAGGGTAGTAGTAGTTAATCTCTTCGTTGTCAGGGTTATTGATACCATCGAACACAGAGATAGGCCACAACCAACTTGAGAACCAAGTGTCCATACAATCACTCTCCTGCTCAAGGTCGGCAGCTGCAACAGAAGGATTGATTTCTTGTGCCAACTTCAATGCTTCCTCAGTAGTTTCAGCTACAACGGTAGCATTCTTTCCCTCAGCATCCTTGAAGTAATACGCAGGAATGCGATGACCCCACCACAACTGACGGCTGATACACCAGTCCTTGATGTTCTCTAACCAGTGACGGTAAGTGTTCTTATATTTCTTTGGATAGAACTCAATATCATCATCCATAACAGGAGGAAGAGCAATGTCAGCAAAGTGCTGCATTTTCAAGAACCATTGAGTAGAGAGCTTTGGCTCGATAGGAACGTGTGTACGCTCAGAGTAACCCACCTTATTATCATAGTCCTCAACCTTCTCCATCAAGCCTGCAGCTTCCAAGTCCTTTGAGATCTGCTTACGTACATCCATACGGTCCTGACCAACATAGATGCCAGCTGCTTCAGAGATAGTACCGTTATCATTAAAGATATCAATCGTCTCTAAGCCGTGCTTCAAACCAAGCGCATGGTCGTTTACGTCGTGAGCAGGAGTTACCTTCAAACAACCAGTACCGAATTGGATATCAACGTATGAGTCTTCAACTACTGGAATCACACGGTTTACCAATGGAACTACGACACGAAGACCTTTCAGCCATGTATTCTTAACATCCTCTGGATTGATACACATAGCCGAGTCACCCATGATAGTCTCTGGTCGAGTAGTAGCTACTACAGCATAGTAGCCCTTCTCATCCTTGTGCATTACGTTGCCTTCATCCTTACGTTCAACCTTTGTCTGGTCTTCTTCTGCAACATAATATTTAAGGTGATAGAGCTTTGAATGTTCATCCTTATAAATCACCTCTTCATCAGAAAGAGCGGTCTGCGCCTGTGGGTCCCAGTTAACCATGCGTACACCACGATAGATGTAACCCTTCTTATAGAGGTCGCAAAATACTTTAATAACGCTTTCGCTGCGGGTATCATCCATAGTGAAAGCTGTACGGTCCCAATCACATGAGCAACCAAGTCGGCGCAACTGCTTGAGGATGATGCCGCCATGTTCGTGTGTCCAATCCCATGCATGTTCAAGGAACTGCTCACGTGTGAGGTCGGTCTTCTTTACACCTTGCTCAGCGAGTCGGTTCACCACCTTTGCTTCGGTAGCAATACTTGCGTGGTCAGTACCAGGAACCCAGCAAGCATTCTTGCCCTCCATACGGGCACGTCTTACAAGAATATCCTGAATAGTATTGTTCAGCATGTGCCCCATGTGAAGCACACCCGTTACGTTTGGTGGTGGGATAACCACGGTGTAAGGCTCACGGCCATCAGGCTTAGAACTGAAAAGCTTGTTGTCCAGCCAATACTGGTACCATTTTGATTCCACAATCTGTGGATCATACTTGCTTGCTAATTCCATTGTCTCGTATATTATTATTTCTTTATTATCTTTAAAATTGCGATGCAAAAGTACAAAAAATCCGCCTAAAAAGTGTATCTTTGCATCAATAATAGTACACTGATGAGTACTTTAACGTTTATCTTTAACTTTAAACATCAAGACATTGCATACTAAAGAAGAGAAACTGAAAGCTTTTGCCCGACTTTTAGACATTCAAGAGCGACTCCGAAAGGAATGTCCGTGGGACAGAAAACAGACCAACGAAAGCCTCCGTCCCAACACGATTGAAGAAACATTTGAGTTGGCAGATGCGCTCTTGAAAAATGACTCAAAAGATATCTGTAAGGAACTTGGTGACGTGATGGAGCACGTTATCTTCTATTCATTGCTTGGTGAAGAAAAAGAAGATTTCGACGTTGCTGATGTCTGCAATGCTCAATCCGACAAACTTATGTTCAGACATGATTTTATCGACTGGACAGGTTGGAGTGTGACACGTTCTGACATGGTTGTTAATGCTTCTGGACAAGTCGTTTACAAGGATGAAGAATCGTCCATCAACAACACACAATCATCAACCCCCAACACTGCTTCCCAAGTGGAATCTACCTGGGAACAACGTAAACAACGTGAACGTGACGGTAACACCTCGGTACTCTCTGGTGTGCCAAACTCTCTACCCAGCCTTATCAAGGCTTATCGCATTCAAGACAAGGCGCGAAATGTCGGCTTTGATTGGGAAGAAAAAGAGCAGGTTTGGGACAAGGTCTATGAAGAATTAGGAGAGTTAAAGAACGAGTTGAAGAAAGAAGATAAGCAACGTTCAACAGAAGAACTTGGCGACTTCCTGTTCTCTCTCATCAATGCAGCACGACTCTATCATCTGAATCCTGACAACGCCCTTGAATATACTAATCAGAAGTTCATCAAACGATTTAATTATATAGAGGAAACTGCTAAGGCAAAAGGAGTTACAATAAAAGACTTAACTCTTGCTGAAATGGATGAACTGTGGGAGCAAGCTAAGGCTGTCAATAAATAAAATTACTATAGAAATTAAGGAATATAAATATGAGAAAGACCTTTTATTTTATCATGTCTTTGTTTATTCTTGCTGTAGCAATCTCTTGCAAGGATAGCAAACCTAAGTCTGTCATGTCTCAGATAAACGGGACTGAAGACTCAGTATCTACAAACGATAGTACGATATATGGTACTATGGTTGATGGTGGTATGAACTCTATCATCCTACTTACTGACAATGGCGACACTGTTGAATACCTTGTAAACCCTGACGATACCCTCGAAGTTGTCAAGGGTGGCAAGATTAATGGCGACCGCTTTGCTATTATCGGCTATAAGGAATATGGCGATTATTTCATGCGTTCAGCTATCAACCTTACTTCGTTATTAGGTAACTGGACAAGCCTTGACCGCAACTTCGAGATAAAAGAAGGTGGAACGGTCAGCTCTACGCTTCAGTCGGAGAAGAACCCTTGGACTGCCTGGAAAGTATGGAATGGCAAACTAATTCTGTCAAAAGACACATTCACTGTTGAAAATCTTGGTGCTGACTCTCTGGCCTTGGAGAACAAAGCTGGTATCTTTGTATTTACAAGAGGGAAATAAGGCGGAAGTTTCTTCTCCGACAGCCATACCTTTCCCAAGACGAGGTGGATTGAACAGAATTTTATTTGCTGACACTTTGCTGACAACAGGGGATTTCCCTTTATCAAAATCCCTCTCTGTCTGGAGAGGAATAAGATTTCATGCTCCCTTTTTCTGAGCATCAATGCGTGGTCGGCTATTTGATTTTTACATGTATGGAACCTTTCAAAGTACGTATTCTTGGTTGTGGCAGTGCCTTGCCTACCTTACAGCATTATCCTT
This region includes:
- a CDS encoding valine--tRNA ligase; this encodes MELASKYDPQIVESKWYQYWLDNKLFSSKPDGREPYTVVIPPPNVTGVLHMGHMLNNTIQDILVRRARMEGKNACWVPGTDHASIATEAKVVNRLAEQGVKKTDLTREQFLEHAWDWTHEHGGIILKQLRRLGCSCDWDRTAFTMDDTRSESVIKVFCDLYKKGYIYRGVRMVNWDPQAQTALSDEEVIYKDEHSKLYHLKYYVAEEDQTKVERKDEGNVMHKDEKGYYAVVATTRPETIMGDSAMCINPEDVKNTWLKGLRVVVPLVNRVIPVVEDSYVDIQFGTGCLKVTPAHDVNDHALGLKHGLETIDIFNDNGTISEAAGIYVGQDRMDVRKQISKDLEAAGLMEKVEDYDNKVGYSERTHVPIEPKLSTQWFLKMQHFADIALPPVMDDDIEFYPKKYKNTYRHWLENIKDWCISRQLWWGHRIPAYYFKDAEGKNATVVAETTEEALKLAQEINPSVAAADLEQESDCMDTWFSSWLWPISVFDGINNPDNEEINYYYPTSDLVTGPDIIFFWVARMIMAGYEYRGKFPFKHVYFTGIVRDKLGRKMSKSLGNSPDPIMLIEKYGADGVRMGMMLSAPAGNDILFDETLCEQGRNFNNKIWNAFRLVQGWDTTDAEQPLASKIAVEWFDAKLKEVNAEMNEQFKSYRISEALMTVYRLFWDEFSSWYLEMIKPEYGKPIDKQTYEATLKFFNALLKMLHPFMPFITEELWQHIYTRKDSESIMRDELKLDAPSKDELTLIEAIEQVKAIVSGVRTVRNQKNIAPKVELDLNVIGQNNYEAYNSVIIKMANLKAIEVVTEKSGDASGFMVGTDSFAVPVGDLIDVTAEIEKQEKELKHLEGFLAGIKKKLSNENFVANAPAAVIKRERKKQSDSEEKIATLKASLAELKSK
- the mazG gene encoding nucleoside triphosphate pyrophosphohydrolase, which codes for MHTKEEKLKAFARLLDIQERLRKECPWDRKQTNESLRPNTIEETFELADALLKNDSKDICKELGDVMEHVIFYSLLGEEKEDFDVADVCNAQSDKLMFRHDFIDWTGWSVTRSDMVVNASGQVVYKDEESSINNTQSSTPNTASQVESTWEQRKQRERDGNTSVLSGVPNSLPSLIKAYRIQDKARNVGFDWEEKEQVWDKVYEELGELKNELKKEDKQRSTEELGDFLFSLINAARLYHLNPDNALEYTNQKFIKRFNYIEETAKAKGVTIKDLTLAEMDELWEQAKAVNK
- a CDS encoding lipocalin-like domain-containing protein, whose protein sequence is MRKTFYFIMSLFILAVAISCKDSKPKSVMSQINGTEDSVSTNDSTIYGTMVDGGMNSIILLTDNGDTVEYLVNPDDTLEVVKGGKINGDRFAIIGYKEYGDYFMRSAINLTSLLGNWTSLDRNFEIKEGGTVSSTLQSEKNPWTAWKVWNGKLILSKDTFTVENLGADSLALENKAGIFVFTRGK